The genomic segment CCGACGGTGACCTGTTCTACGACGACAACGCGGTGGTCGGACTGTCCTTCGTCGACGCGTACCGCGGCGGCCGGGACGCCCGGATGCTCGCCGGCGCCGAGGCGGCGTTCCGCACCGACCTGCGCGGCTGGGACACCGACCCGGCGAAGACCTGTCCCGGCGGCATGCACTGGGTCGAGGCGAGCTGGAACACCATCCGTGCGGCCAACGTGACCGGGCTGTTCGCCGAGCTGGCCGCGAACCTCTACGCGATCACCGGGGAGCGCGACTACCTGCACTGGGCGGTGCGCGCCTACCGGTGGAACCGGTCCTGCCTGATGAGCTCGCCCGGCCTGTACCGCAACGACATCGCCGACGACGGCAGCTACGACGACACGCTGTGGAGCTACAACTCCGGCGCCATGATCGGCACCGCAGCCACGCTGTACCGGGCGACCGGGGACCGGCACTGGCTGAGCCTGGCGCGCGGCGACGTGCGCGGCGCGATGGCCTACTGGACCAGCGGCGACCGGCTGTACGACCAGCCGGCGGTGTTCAACGCGTTCCTGTTCCGCGACGTGCTGCCGATCGCACCCGGCTATCGGTCCACATTGGACAGCTATGCCGCGCGGCTGTGGCGGGACAACCGGGACCCCGCGACCGGGCTGTTCCGGTTCCAGGCATCCAACGGCGGTGCACCGGATCCGTCCCTCCCGGTCGGCACCCTCAACCAGGCCGCGGCGGTTCAACTGTTCGCGCTGCTCGGCCGCGCCTGACCACGCGGCGACGCCCTGCCGCCTGCGCCGCGCGCTCAGCGCAGGCGGTAGAGGATCTCCCCGGCGTCCGGCACCACCATCGTGTCCGGATCGGCCGAGCCGGCCGCGGGGTCGATGCCGGCCGGGTCGCGGTAGTCCAGGCCGAGCGAGCGGGTGGTCGCCTCGTCGATGCCGGTGGCCAGGGTGACGGTGATCCGGCAGCGCTCGCCGCGCACCGGGTCGTAGCTGCCGGCACCGCGCAGGTGCGTCGAGTGTGCCAGCACGCCCCACGGGTGGTCCCGGAACCGGTCCCACTGGGCGGTGAAGTACTCCCGGCAGTGGTAGCCGACGGCCCGGATGTCGGCGTCGTGGGTATGACTGACCGTCCGCACGTGCGGCGCGTACAGCACCACCTCGCCGCCGTCGGCGACCACCGGCTCCACCTTGTACATCCCCTTGGCGGCCGTCCACAGCTCGTCGTACCGGGTGGAGACCACCGACAGCACCCGCTGGACCGGCGCGCTCAGGTAGCGCACGTGCGCCTCGGCCGCCACCTCCGCGGCGGCGGCCCAGGCCTCCTCGGTACCGCCGTAGGCCACCGAGTGCAACGCGTCGCTGCCGGAGGCCACCACCACGCACAGCGCCCGGCGACGCGCCGGTACCAGCGCCGCGGCGGCGTCGATCACGGCGCGCACCGGCGTACTGCCCCGGGTACCGATGATCTCGGCGCTGCCGATCAGCGCGCCGAGCCAGTGCGACAGGTCGATCACCTCCGGCCCGGCGATCCCCGGGAACAGGTACTTGTTGCCGCCGGAGAAGCCGACCACCTCGTGCGGGAACACCGGCCCGACCACCAGCAGCGTGTCGTGCTCGACCGCGGCCCGGTTGAGGGTCACGTCGACGCCGGCGCGCAGCCGCCCCCCGGACAGCCGTTCGACGGTGTCGGCGGACAGCCGCCCGACGGTGGTCAGCTGGGTCGGATCCCACCACTCGTGGTTGCGCACCGCCATTCCCGGGTACCGGTCGGCGATGCCGCCGGGCGCCGCGCCGACCAGCGCGGCGAGGTCCGCCTCGGACAGGCCGGCGTGGGTACCGAGGGCGACCAGCACGGTCAGCCGCGCGACCCGGCCGGCCAGCGCGCCGTGCACCGCGTCGAGCAGCAACGGCAGCGGGCAGCTGCGGGTCGCGTCCGGGATCAGGACGCACACCGAGCGGCCGGCGTAGTCGTCGGCGCCGAGCACCGAGCGAACGAACGCGTCGACCCGTTCGGGTTCCAGCGTCTGCCCCGCCCCGCCGATGTCGCTGACCGTCACCGCACCCCGTCCTTCCCTCCGGGCACCACCGTACTGCGCCGGCCGGCCCGCTCCGCTGATGCGCGTGACCCGCCCGGACGGTGGCGCGGGTGGCCCCGGCCGAGCCGGGTGGCGCCGGTGACGACCTTGGCGGACCGGGTGGCGCGGCCCGGCCGGACCGGGTGGCGCCCGCTGCCGTACGGGCTACCTGGCCGCTGGTGGGCGCCACATCGCCCAGAGGGTCGGGCCACCGTCCGGGACCGCGATCTCGCGGGTCACCTCGAACCCGAAGGAGCGGTAGTACGGCACGTTGGCCTCGTTGCTCGACTCCAGGTAGGCGGGCGCCGCCTCGGCGTCGCAGACCGCGAGCCGGGAGCGCAGCAGCCGCCCGCCGATGCCCTGACGTTGCGCGCTCGGGTCGGTGCCCAGGTACGCCAGGTACCAGTGCGGTTCGCTCGGATGCACCGTCTCGATGGCAGTGACGATCGCCTGAGCGGCCGCCACCCGGCCGGGCATGGCCCGCAGCAGCGACGGCACCGCCCACATCGTGCGCCACCAGGGCGTGCGCCACCGGCCGGGCGGATCCCAGGTGGCCACCCCCAGCGGGCCACCGGCACCGGCCACCAGCTCGGTGGCGCCGTGGTGCAGGTGGAAGCGGCGGATCATGGTGCCGAACATCCGCGGCAGGCCGACCCGCAGGATCTGCTCGTCGCCGAACATCCAGCGCATCACCGGATCGTCGTCGAACGCCCGGGCCAGGGTGGCCGCCGCGGCGCCCACCTCACCCCGCCGTACTCGCCGCACGCTGTGCTGCCCGGTCGCCATGTCGCCCATCGTGCCAACCCGGCGCACGAGGGCGCGTCGTCGAGCGGCTGGTGCGCGGCCCGGCGGCCGTCACGGCGCTCGCGGAGCCGCTGGCGATGTCGCTGCCCGCGGTGATGCAGCACCTGCAGGTGCTGGAGCGGGCGGGGGTCATCGCGACCGAGAAGACCGGCCGGGTGCGCAGCTGCCGGATCGAGCCGGGCACGCTGCGCGCGGCCGAACGATGGCTCAGCGGCCAGCGCACCCAGTGCGAACGGCAACTCGACCGTCTCGACGACTACCTGAAGGAATGATGATCATGGCAGTGACACACTCGACGTTCACCCTCGAACGCCACTTCCCGGCATCGTTCGAGCGGGTCTTCGCGGTCTGGGCGCCGACCGGCGGCCCGTCGGTCGGCGCCGCCGGCCCTCCCCGCAGCGCCGCCGGCCACCGCCGCAGGACCGCCGGGCCTCCCCGCGGCGCCGCCGGCCACCGCCGCAGCGCCGCCGACCGGCCACCCCGGGGAATGGACCCGGGGGAAACACCGGCGCGGGCGGCACCCCGTCGGCACACACTGGGCTCTGGATCACCGGTGCGGGCGCGGGCCGCGGCGAGCGCCACGGCAGCCCGCCGGCACCGGTGTCGTCGCCAGTGAGGGGGCATGGACGATGGCTGTCACCCGTGGGTTTCACGGCCGCAGACGGGCCGAGGCCGACCCGGCCCGGGTACCGCCGGGCCAGTACGTGACGCGGGACTTCCCGGTGCTGTCGGCGGGACCCACGCCGCGCCGGCTGGCGGCGGACTGGACCTTCACCATCCGCGGCGCGGTCGACGAACCGGTCGTGTGGAGCTTCTACGAACTGCGGGCGCTGCCGGCCACGACCATCACCACCGACATCCACTGCGTCACCAAGTGGTCGAAGCTGGACACCACCTGGCGCGGCGTCTCGCTCGACACGCTGCTGGCCGACATCGACACCAGCGCCGACTACGCCCTGGCGTTCTCCGACGGCGGGTACACCACGAACCTGCCGCTGGACGACCTGACCGGCGGCCAGGCGATGATCGCCTACGAGTACGAGGGGGAGCCGCTCACCGCCGAGCACGGCGGCCCGGCCCGGCTGCTCGTCCCGCACCTGTACTTCTGGAAGAGCGCCAAGTGGGTGCGCGGCATCGAGCTGCGCGACGACGACGAGCCCGGGTTCTGGGAGAGGTACGGCTACCACAACTACGGAGACCCATGGAAGCAACAGCGCTACGCCGGCGACTGAGCTGGCAGCTCGCGACGGTACGCGAGATCACCGCCGAGACCGACCGCACCCACAGCATCGGCCTCGACCTGCCCGACTGGCCCGGCCACCTGTCCGGCCAGCACGTCGACGTGCGGCTGACCGCCGAGGACGGCTACCAGGCGCAGCGCAGCTACTCCATCGCCTCGGCACCGACCGACGAACGCCTGGTACTGACCGTGGAGCGCCTCGACGACGGGGAGGTCTCGCCGTACCTGGTCGACGAGCTGCAGGTCGGTGACCAGATCGAACTGCGCGGGCCGGTCGGCGGGTACTTCGTCCGGCGCCCCACCGACACCGCGCCGGCCCTGCTGGTCGCCGGCGGATCCGGCATCGTCCCGTTCCGCGCGATGCTGCGGGAGCACGGCGCCGCGATGGGCGCCGCGCCGATCCGGCTGCTGTACTCGGCGCGCTCGTTCGACGAGATCATCTACCGCGACGAGCTGCTGCGCATCG from the Actinocatenispora thailandica genome contains:
- a CDS encoding ferredoxin reductase encodes the protein MEATALRRRLSWQLATVREITAETDRTHSIGLDLPDWPGHLSGQHVDVRLTAEDGYQAQRSYSIASAPTDERLVLTVERLDDGEVSPYLVDELQVGDQIELRGPVGGYFVRRPTDTAPALLVAGGSGIVPFRAMLREHGAAMGAAPIRLLYSARSFDEIIYRDELLRIAARDGIDVSITLTRSQPPGWHGYTGRVDAALLRQVSWPPDEQPAAYLCGPTGFVEAASNALVGLGHDPGRIRTERFGGT
- a CDS encoding lactate racemase domain-containing protein, whose protein sequence is MTVSDIGGAGQTLEPERVDAFVRSVLGADDYAGRSVCVLIPDATRSCPLPLLLDAVHGALAGRVARLTVLVALGTHAGLSEADLAALVGAAPGGIADRYPGMAVRNHEWWDPTQLTTVGRLSADTVERLSGGRLRAGVDVTLNRAAVEHDTLLVVGPVFPHEVVGFSGGNKYLFPGIAGPEVIDLSHWLGALIGSAEIIGTRGSTPVRAVIDAAAALVPARRRALCVVVASGSDALHSVAYGGTEEAWAAAAEVAAEAHVRYLSAPVQRVLSVVSTRYDELWTAAKGMYKVEPVVADGGEVVLYAPHVRTVSHTHDADIRAVGYHCREYFTAQWDRFRDHPWGVLAHSTHLRGAGSYDPVRGERCRITVTLATGIDEATTRSLGLDYRDPAGIDPAAGSADPDTMVVPDAGEILYRLR
- a CDS encoding glycoside hydrolase family 76 protein; amino-acid sequence: MRAARRGRPGRWLLGLLAVLPAVTLAGPATAAPDRSGADRARWATRAEASYRALQDHLYLGTTGHRLYAETTPAAPDGNPYSYLWEFREATQATLDVRALPGNHRRYATDVADRFAAIGQYASTDPAHPGYDSYLPPPLGTDGDLFYDDNAVVGLSFVDAYRGGRDARMLAGAEAAFRTDLRGWDTDPAKTCPGGMHWVEASWNTIRAANVTGLFAELAANLYAITGERDYLHWAVRAYRWNRSCLMSSPGLYRNDIADDGSYDDTLWSYNSGAMIGTAATLYRATGDRHWLSLARGDVRGAMAYWTSGDRLYDQPAVFNAFLFRDVLPIAPGYRSTLDSYAARLWRDNRDPATGLFRFQASNGGAPDPSLPVGTLNQAAAVQLFALLGRA
- a CDS encoding sulfite oxidase-like oxidoreductase; translation: MAVTRGFHGRRRAEADPARVPPGQYVTRDFPVLSAGPTPRRLAADWTFTIRGAVDEPVVWSFYELRALPATTITTDIHCVTKWSKLDTTWRGVSLDTLLADIDTSADYALAFSDGGYTTNLPLDDLTGGQAMIAYEYEGEPLTAEHGGPARLLVPHLYFWKSAKWVRGIELRDDDEPGFWERYGYHNYGDPWKQQRYAGD
- a CDS encoding GNAT family N-acetyltransferase, which codes for MATGQHSVRRVRRGEVGAAAATLARAFDDDPVMRWMFGDEQILRVGLPRMFGTMIRRFHLHHGATELVAGAGGPLGVATWDPPGRWRTPWWRTMWAVPSLLRAMPGRVAAAQAIVTAIETVHPSEPHWYLAYLGTDPSAQRQGIGGRLLRSRLAVCDAEAAPAYLESSNEANVPYYRSFGFEVTREIAVPDGGPTLWAMWRPPAAR